In Archangium violaceum, the following are encoded in one genomic region:
- the mrdA gene encoding penicillin-binding protein 2 translates to MTPPTLAETTPGRDLKRRFVWVGLAMVAGMVALAVQLYRLQITQGEEYAAKSVANFVKEVRLRADRGLIKDRRGTILVDSRPSFDAFVTPAFCTNCAVEVLPRLGELLGWDEPTRKRVEDQVKQARRTAPFQPLPVRIDLTRDEYDRINARRDMLDGVEVVPVPHRNYRTGSVISHVLGYMNEINLDELEKLNSEGGHYALGDYIGRRGLERYFETTLRGTDGVRKEVVNARGKVIEELQNKLGKDSVVSSRPGNNLVLSIDMRLQEEAERAFPGAAGTVVVVDVKTGFIRAVVSRPGFDPNLLTGRITPAQMASLAKDPLQPMINRLSADHFSPGSTFKVITALAAYKSGLFRPETVVNCPGGYRLGARTWRCHKDSGHGPVNGKTALQYSCDTWFYKVADTLGLDPIAEMGKALGLGSPTGIGVLAEVPGIMPSSEYHNKLSPGGYTKGMALNSAIGQGDDNVTPLQLAMVYAAIANGGSLLKPQLVERVEGLDGEVVKNFEPQVVNKVNIPEAHRKAVMEGLIATVNEPGGTAYRQRLKDIVVAGKTGTAQVATIGAVRLKTHQMDFFQRDHAWFAAIAPAHEPEIAVVVINEHGGHGGVDAAPAGMAVIQKYFDLKKEDAANPPPRQNTPYVSTLPNAPSLDDVALTRSTPGAGDDDAAAD, encoded by the coding sequence TTGACGCCTCCGACTCTGGCCGAGACGACTCCAGGGCGCGATCTCAAGCGCCGCTTCGTATGGGTGGGACTGGCCATGGTGGCCGGGATGGTGGCGCTCGCCGTGCAGCTCTACCGCCTGCAGATCACCCAGGGTGAGGAGTACGCCGCCAAGAGCGTGGCGAACTTCGTCAAGGAGGTGCGCCTGCGCGCGGACCGCGGCCTCATCAAGGACCGGCGCGGCACCATCCTGGTGGACAGCCGTCCGTCCTTCGATGCCTTCGTCACCCCGGCCTTCTGCACCAACTGCGCCGTGGAGGTCCTGCCCCGGCTGGGCGAGCTGCTCGGCTGGGACGAGCCCACGCGCAAGCGGGTGGAGGATCAGGTGAAGCAGGCGCGCCGCACCGCGCCCTTCCAGCCGTTGCCGGTGCGAATCGATCTGACGCGCGACGAGTACGACCGCATCAACGCCCGCCGCGACATGCTGGACGGCGTGGAAGTGGTGCCCGTGCCGCACCGCAACTACCGCACCGGGAGCGTCATCTCCCACGTGCTCGGGTACATGAACGAGATCAACCTCGACGAGTTGGAGAAGCTCAACTCCGAGGGGGGCCACTACGCGCTGGGCGACTACATCGGCCGGCGTGGCCTGGAGCGCTACTTCGAGACGACGCTGCGCGGCACGGATGGCGTGCGCAAGGAAGTGGTGAACGCGCGCGGCAAGGTCATCGAGGAGCTGCAGAACAAGCTGGGCAAGGACTCGGTGGTGTCGTCGCGGCCGGGCAACAACCTGGTGCTGTCCATCGACATGCGTCTGCAGGAGGAGGCCGAGCGGGCCTTCCCGGGCGCTGCGGGCACGGTGGTGGTGGTGGACGTGAAGACGGGGTTCATCCGGGCGGTGGTGTCGCGTCCGGGGTTCGATCCCAACCTGCTCACCGGCCGCATCACCCCGGCGCAGATGGCCTCGCTGGCGAAGGATCCGCTCCAGCCGATGATCAACCGCCTGTCCGCGGACCACTTCAGCCCGGGTTCCACCTTCAAGGTGATTACCGCGCTGGCGGCCTACAAGTCGGGCCTCTTCCGGCCCGAGACGGTGGTGAACTGCCCCGGTGGCTACCGGCTGGGCGCGCGGACCTGGCGCTGCCACAAGGACAGCGGCCACGGGCCGGTGAACGGCAAGACGGCGCTGCAGTACTCGTGTGACACCTGGTTCTACAAGGTGGCCGACACGCTGGGGTTGGATCCCATCGCCGAGATGGGCAAGGCCCTGGGCCTGGGCTCGCCCACGGGCATCGGCGTGCTCGCCGAGGTGCCGGGCATCATGCCGTCCAGCGAGTACCACAACAAGCTGTCCCCGGGTGGCTACACCAAGGGCATGGCGCTCAACAGCGCCATCGGCCAGGGCGATGACAACGTCACGCCGCTGCAGCTGGCCATGGTGTACGCGGCCATCGCCAATGGCGGCTCGCTGCTCAAGCCGCAGCTCGTCGAGCGGGTCGAGGGTCTGGATGGCGAGGTCGTGAAGAACTTCGAGCCCCAGGTGGTGAACAAGGTGAACATCCCCGAGGCGCACCGCAAGGCGGTGATGGAGGGGCTGATCGCCACGGTGAACGAGCCGGGCGGTACCGCCTACAGGCAGCGGCTGAAGGACATCGTGGTGGCGGGCAAGACGGGAACCGCGCAGGTGGCGACGATCGGCGCGGTGCGTCTCAAGACGCACCAGATGGACTTCTTCCAACGTGACCACGCGTGGTTCGCGGCGATCGCGCCCGCGCACGAGCCGGAGATCGCCGTGGTGGTGATCAACGAGCACGGTGGCCACGGTGGCGTGGACGCCGCGCCCGCCGGCATGGCGGTCATCCAGAAGTACTTCGATCTGAAGAAGGAGGACGCGGCCAACCCGCCGCCGCGTCAGAACACGCCCTACGTCTCGACGCTGCCGAACGCGCCGAGCCTGGACGACGTGGCGCTCACCCGGAGCACCCCGGGTGCTGGAGACGACGATGCAGCTGCGGATTGA
- the mreC gene encoding rod shape-determining protein MreC produces the protein MLSLLKRYRTLLIVGLLLLYPFGAFLTTGRRGRTPNFVDRAVIGLTAPLQRGLIGLIDGVKAVVFGYIDLREVRRENEQLRSENLQLRASVQVLGEARAENERLRGLLSYAEAAPGPEIAARVIGVNPVAKLLSVRINRGETDGVFRGMSVVTPDGIVGQVVRTTGGWADVALVTDVQSRVGVRVQRSRARGTAAGAGKGPLRLENMLRTEDVQEGDSIITSGTDGVYPPGLVVGKVTHLEKTEHGMFLGGDVEPAVDTTKLEEVLVVGNPFGSVAQAPAASGGDR, from the coding sequence GTGCTGTCGCTTCTCAAGCGTTACCGTACGTTGCTCATCGTGGGCCTGCTGCTGCTCTACCCGTTCGGGGCGTTCCTGACGACGGGGAGGCGGGGGCGGACGCCCAATTTCGTGGACCGGGCGGTCATTGGCTTGACCGCCCCCCTGCAACGCGGGCTGATTGGCCTCATCGATGGGGTCAAGGCCGTGGTGTTCGGCTACATCGACCTGCGCGAGGTGCGGAGGGAGAACGAGCAGCTGCGCTCGGAGAACCTGCAACTGCGGGCGAGCGTGCAGGTGTTGGGCGAGGCGCGGGCGGAGAACGAGCGGCTGCGAGGCCTGCTCTCCTACGCCGAGGCCGCGCCGGGACCGGAGATCGCCGCGCGGGTCATCGGGGTGAACCCGGTGGCCAAGCTGTTGTCGGTGCGAATCAACCGGGGCGAGACGGACGGGGTGTTCCGCGGCATGTCCGTGGTGACGCCGGACGGCATCGTCGGCCAGGTGGTGCGCACCACGGGAGGTTGGGCGGACGTGGCGCTGGTGACGGACGTGCAGAGCCGGGTGGGTGTGCGGGTGCAACGCTCGCGGGCGCGTGGTACGGCGGCCGGAGCGGGCAAGGGTCCGCTGCGGCTGGAGAACATGCTGCGCACGGAGGATGTCCAGGAGGGCGACTCCATCATCACCTCCGGTACGGACGGGGTGTACCCGCCGGGCCTGGTGGTGGGGAAGGTGACGCACCTGGAGAAGACGGAGCACGGCATGTTCCTGGGCGGCGATGTGGAACCGGCGGTGGACACCACCAAGCTGGAGGAGGTGCTCGTGGTCGGCAATCCCTTCGGGAGCGTGGCGCAGGCCCCGGCGGCCAGCGGAGGTGATCGCTGA
- a CDS encoding peptidylprolyl isomerase, whose protein sequence is MDSLEPRKVLSLLFIIAIAVVFTLQFGPGSNGFATGQPGVEAAPSAAAVVNGREIPVQEFRREYAGQIQYLRQQGSPVTEAVARQFGLPQQVLERMVNTELLAQAAERHGLRASDEELLKILHRSPEFQKDGQFDYATYQATLRDYFRQTPADYEEDLRKRLTAQKMLEMVQNGAAVSDDEVRTRFEKEGNQARIVFARFLPTMYADKVPAPTAADLTTFKQSHEKEIKEYYEANRFVYQQPERIRARQILLKVPANATPEQKAQVLARAQGLAKELEGGKDFGEVARASSEDAGSKANGGDLGWVERGNWEPELANAAFALEAGKVTQPIETKYGIHLVKVEDKKPAQDKKLEEVQDEIATSLYKREKAKDLAQAEAQKALAELKAGKALTALFPPEKEGQPALLRFETETRPEAVQTDIFNAASTNVPHLGPAPDLLTAIFAAKGPAPLDQAYPVGEGFVVAQVTERQLPDDANFAAKKDELRKQAVQAKEYEVADSFLKQLKKSSKVETNAAAIDQVAGG, encoded by the coding sequence ATGGACAGTCTCGAGCCGCGGAAGGTCCTCTCGCTTCTCTTCATCATCGCGATCGCGGTGGTGTTCACCCTGCAGTTCGGCCCGGGCAGCAACGGGTTCGCCACGGGTCAGCCGGGCGTTGAGGCTGCTCCCTCGGCCGCCGCCGTGGTCAACGGCCGGGAAATCCCCGTGCAGGAGTTCCGCCGCGAGTACGCCGGGCAGATCCAGTACCTGCGCCAGCAGGGCAGCCCGGTCACCGAGGCGGTCGCCCGCCAGTTCGGCCTCCCCCAGCAGGTGCTGGAGCGGATGGTGAACACGGAGCTGCTCGCCCAGGCGGCCGAGCGGCATGGGCTGCGCGCCTCGGACGAGGAGCTGCTGAAGATCCTCCACCGCAGCCCCGAGTTCCAGAAGGACGGCCAGTTCGACTACGCCACGTACCAGGCGACGCTGCGCGACTACTTCCGCCAGACCCCCGCGGACTACGAGGAGGACCTGCGCAAGCGGCTGACGGCGCAGAAGATGCTGGAGATGGTGCAGAACGGTGCCGCCGTGTCGGATGACGAGGTGCGGACCCGCTTCGAGAAGGAGGGCAACCAGGCGCGCATCGTGTTCGCCCGCTTCCTGCCCACCATGTACGCCGACAAGGTGCCGGCCCCCACCGCCGCGGACCTGACCACCTTCAAGCAGTCGCACGAGAAGGAGATCAAGGAGTACTACGAGGCCAACCGCTTCGTGTACCAGCAGCCCGAGCGCATCCGCGCGCGGCAGATCCTCCTGAAGGTGCCCGCCAACGCCACGCCGGAGCAGAAGGCCCAGGTGCTGGCGCGCGCGCAGGGGCTGGCCAAGGAGCTCGAGGGCGGCAAGGACTTCGGCGAGGTGGCCCGGGCCAGCAGCGAGGACGCCGGCAGCAAGGCGAACGGTGGAGACCTGGGCTGGGTGGAGCGCGGCAACTGGGAGCCGGAGCTGGCCAACGCGGCCTTCGCGCTCGAGGCCGGCAAGGTGACGCAGCCCATCGAGACGAAGTACGGCATCCACCTGGTGAAGGTGGAGGACAAGAAGCCGGCCCAGGACAAGAAGCTGGAGGAGGTGCAGGACGAGATCGCCACCTCGCTCTACAAGCGTGAGAAGGCCAAGGACCTGGCCCAGGCCGAGGCGCAGAAGGCGCTGGCCGAGCTGAAGGCCGGCAAGGCGCTGACGGCCCTGTTCCCGCCGGAGAAGGAGGGCCAGCCGGCCCTGCTGCGCTTCGAGACGGAGACGCGTCCGGAGGCGGTGCAGACGGACATCTTCAACGCGGCCAGCACCAACGTGCCGCACCTGGGCCCGGCGCCGGACCTGCTCACCGCCATCTTCGCCGCCAAGGGTCCCGCCCCGCTCGACCAGGCGTACCCGGTGGGCGAGGGCTTCGTGGTGGCGCAGGTGACCGAGCGCCAGCTGCCGGACGACGCGAACTTCGCGGCGAAGAAGGACGAGCTGCGCAAGCAGGCCGTGCAGGCCAAGGAGTACGAGGTGGCCGACTCCTTCCTCAAGCAGCTGAAGAAGAGCAGCAAGGTGGAGACCAACGCCGCCGCCATCGACCAGGTCGCGGGCGGGTAG
- a CDS encoding GGDEF domain-containing protein, giving the protein MNPADLLAAMTRTVEQLAAYNDIAKALTSTLELHEVLNLVMEKVRSLLRPRNWSLLLQDERTGKLYFEVAVGEGADVLKGLQLAPGEGIAGSVFSTGTSRLVEDVAHDPAFAARFDAASAFRTRSIVAVPMIARGRVLGVIELVNGITDRPFTQEDLMALTAIADFAAIAIENARNFRRVQELTITDEHTGVYNARHLRAQLEHEVRRSQRFHHPVSLVFLDLDRFKSINDAHGHLVGSAVLKEVGELLVSCCRQLDYVFRYGGDEFALLLVETGTDGAMTSATRVRDAFRGRRFQQSQGLELQVTASLGVATYPEHALSAVDLVRAADFAMYAAKARGRDDVCLAVPHADMPGGVAPKPGKK; this is encoded by the coding sequence ATGAATCCCGCGGACCTGCTCGCGGCCATGACGCGCACGGTGGAGCAGCTGGCCGCCTACAACGACATCGCCAAGGCACTCACCTCGACGCTGGAGCTGCACGAGGTGCTCAACCTGGTGATGGAGAAGGTGCGCAGTCTGCTCCGACCCCGCAACTGGTCGCTCCTCCTCCAGGACGAGCGCACGGGGAAGCTCTACTTCGAGGTCGCCGTGGGGGAGGGGGCGGACGTGCTCAAGGGGCTGCAGCTGGCCCCGGGCGAGGGCATCGCCGGCTCGGTCTTCTCCACGGGGACGTCGCGGCTGGTGGAGGACGTGGCGCATGACCCGGCCTTCGCGGCCCGGTTCGACGCCGCCTCGGCGTTCCGCACCCGCTCCATCGTGGCCGTGCCGATGATCGCCCGGGGGCGGGTGCTGGGCGTCATCGAGCTGGTGAACGGCATCACCGACCGGCCCTTCACCCAGGAGGACCTGATGGCGCTGACGGCGATCGCGGACTTCGCGGCGATCGCCATCGAGAACGCGCGCAACTTCCGGCGGGTGCAGGAGCTGACGATCACCGACGAGCACACGGGCGTCTACAACGCCCGGCACCTGCGCGCGCAGCTGGAGCACGAGGTGCGGCGCTCGCAGCGCTTCCACCACCCGGTGTCGCTCGTCTTCCTGGACCTGGACCGCTTCAAGTCCATCAACGACGCCCACGGGCACCTGGTGGGCAGCGCGGTGCTGAAAGAGGTGGGCGAGCTGCTCGTCTCGTGCTGCCGGCAGCTGGACTACGTCTTCCGCTACGGCGGGGACGAGTTCGCCCTGCTGCTGGTGGAGACGGGGACGGACGGGGCGATGACGAGCGCCACCCGGGTTCGCGACGCCTTCCGTGGCCGGCGCTTCCAGCAGTCGCAGGGGTTGGAGCTGCAGGTGACGGCGAGCCTGGGCGTGGCCACCTACCCGGAGCACGCCCTGTCGGCGGTGGACCTGGTGCGCGCGGCGGACTTCGCCATGTACGCCGCCAAGGCCCGGGGTCGTGACGACGTGTGCCTCGCCGTGCCCCACGCGGACATGCCCGGCGGCGTGGCGCCGAAGCCCGGCAAGAAATGA
- a CDS encoding Maf family protein: MHTPVGQTRLVLASASPRRRELLGQLGLSFEVSAADIDETPRQGEPATNYVLRLAQEKARAVTARHPGAWVLAADTTVALGDELLGKPQDAAEARGMLGRLSGRTHEVHTGVALAGPGGEHSTVVRTRVTFRSLSLGEIDWYVGTGEPLDKAGSYAMQGKGGFLVAAVEGSPTNVIGLPLGETLELLARVGVPLPWRAP, from the coding sequence ATGCACACACCAGTGGGTCAAACAAGGCTCGTCCTCGCGTCCGCCTCGCCGCGTCGGCGCGAGTTGCTCGGCCAGCTCGGGTTGAGCTTCGAGGTGTCCGCGGCGGATATCGACGAGACCCCTCGGCAGGGGGAACCGGCCACGAACTACGTGCTCCGTCTGGCCCAGGAGAAGGCCCGGGCGGTGACGGCCCGCCACCCCGGGGCCTGGGTGCTGGCGGCGGACACCACCGTCGCCCTCGGTGACGAGCTGCTCGGCAAGCCCCAGGACGCGGCGGAGGCCCGGGGGATGCTCGGCCGTCTGTCGGGTAGGACACACGAGGTCCACACCGGGGTCGCCCTGGCGGGGCCGGGCGGCGAGCACTCCACCGTGGTCCGCACCCGTGTCACCTTCCGGTCACTCAGCCTCGGGGAGATCGATTGGTACGTGGGCACTGGCGAGCCCCTGGACAAGGCGGGCAGCTACGCCATGCAGGGCAAGGGTGGATTCCTGGTGGCGGCGGTGGAGGGAAGCCCCACCAACGTCATCGGTCTGCCCCTGGGCGAGACGCTCGAGCTGCTCGCCCGGGTCGGCGTCCCCCTGCCCTGGAGAGCCCCATGA
- a CDS encoding YggS family pyridoxal phosphate-dependent enzyme: MSTVAERLGEIQARVAAACARSGRAPGSVTLVAVSKLKPAALIREAYAAGQRDFGENYAQELRDKAAELAELEGLRWHAIGPLQTNKVKYVAKAAHSFHALDRLEVAQELSRRRQDAPIPCYVEVNVGGEASKSGLAPEALGPFLESARALPGLRLEGLMSLPPPTEDSQVARGYFRTLRELARQHGLTGLSMGTTHDFELAIEEGATLVRVGTAIFGERA; encoded by the coding sequence ATGAGCACCGTCGCCGAGCGGCTGGGGGAGATCCAGGCCCGGGTGGCCGCGGCGTGCGCCCGCTCGGGCCGGGCCCCCGGATCCGTCACCCTGGTGGCCGTCTCCAAGCTGAAGCCGGCGGCCCTCATCCGCGAGGCGTACGCCGCGGGACAGCGGGACTTCGGGGAGAACTACGCGCAGGAGCTCCGGGACAAGGCCGCGGAGCTGGCGGAGCTGGAGGGGCTGCGCTGGCACGCCATCGGGCCACTGCAGACGAACAAGGTGAAGTACGTGGCGAAGGCCGCGCACTCCTTCCACGCGCTGGACAGGTTGGAGGTGGCCCAGGAGCTGTCCCGCCGCCGGCAGGACGCCCCCATCCCCTGCTACGTGGAGGTGAACGTGGGCGGCGAGGCCTCCAAGAGCGGGCTGGCCCCCGAGGCGCTCGGGCCCTTCCTGGAGTCCGCGCGGGCCCTGCCCGGGCTGCGCCTGGAGGGCCTCATGTCGCTGCCCCCGCCCACCGAGGACTCCCAGGTGGCACGGGGCTACTTCCGCACCCTGCGGGAGCTGGCCCGCCAGCACGGGCTGACGGGCCTGTCCATGGGCACCACCCACGACTTCGAGCTGGCCATCGAGGAAGGCGCCACCCTGGTGCGGGTGGGCACCGCCATCTTCGGCGAGCGGGCCTGA
- a CDS encoding DUF3108 domain-containing protein: MRKQFRGVFTGVLFGLALSGTALAQGQTAFGPGEQARYRVHYLGVTAGTAQVTVGAPMKQWGKEVWPIVAVAKTDSVAGVWPIKDKFVSYWDFGAQRVLGSDMHEDENNRRRRVRVKLGEDGRSAHVVKQKEGETPREYDHELAEGTLDVAGATFALRNRALVVGGEYSYPVFTGSKSFLMKAKVEAKETLSTSLGKQEAYRMRVYTEFSGNLASKRDMVVWMTADARHLPVRIEADLALGSLVAELTGYEQGKAIAPAPAVASGTGN; this comes from the coding sequence ATGCGTAAGCAGTTCAGGGGAGTGTTCACCGGTGTGCTGTTCGGCCTCGCGCTGTCGGGGACGGCCCTGGCCCAGGGACAGACGGCCTTTGGCCCCGGTGAGCAGGCGCGCTACCGCGTCCACTACCTCGGGGTGACGGCGGGCACGGCCCAGGTGACGGTGGGCGCCCCCATGAAGCAGTGGGGCAAGGAAGTGTGGCCCATCGTGGCGGTGGCGAAGACGGACTCGGTGGCCGGGGTGTGGCCCATCAAGGACAAGTTCGTCTCCTACTGGGACTTTGGCGCGCAGCGGGTGCTGGGCTCGGACATGCACGAGGACGAAAACAACCGCCGCCGCCGCGTGCGCGTGAAGCTGGGCGAGGACGGCAGGTCCGCGCACGTGGTGAAGCAGAAGGAGGGCGAGACGCCCCGTGAGTACGATCACGAGCTGGCCGAGGGCACCCTCGACGTGGCCGGGGCCACCTTCGCGCTGCGCAACCGCGCGCTGGTGGTGGGCGGGGAGTACAGCTACCCCGTCTTCACCGGCTCGAAGAGCTTCCTGATGAAGGCGAAGGTGGAGGCGAAGGAGACGCTCTCCACGAGTCTGGGCAAGCAGGAGGCGTACCGGATGCGGGTGTACACCGAGTTCTCCGGCAACCTGGCCTCCAAGCGCGACATGGTGGTGTGGATGACGGCGGACGCGCGGCACCTGCCGGTGCGCATCGAGGCGGACCTGGCCCTGGGTTCGCTCGTCGCCGAGTTGACGGGGTACGAGCAGGGCAAGGCCATCGCGCCGGCTCCGGCGGTGGCGTCCGGAACCGGAAACTAG
- a CDS encoding DUF4091 domain-containing protein, whose protein sequence is MGAGWLAEGLLAGLLAAAPEPRVVSALEKVRPGVELKGEKEARLSLARGECEAAQVVLPPGTSGVRVKPLSLRGPGKVELKASVWREAFLDIQTPSNSQGGTGPWPDPLVPVEAPPGPKGVPTVLYVELCAPESQAPGTYQGALRVEAEGKALASVPFTAEVQPFVLPATSSLPNSFGVSLYSIARRHGLKPESPEARELLRAYAGELLAHRVSAHGMSMEPPPVRFEGGKAVVDFRAYDAEMSPFLEGTALASGARFTTAEVRDNPTARTDAEKAAYYRAFAEHFRQKGWRAQLFFYAKDEPKPEDVALVRAQAQRVRTAGEDVPVLVTTPLDDALRGSADILAPTLNCFFPRPGPQTCRNVVPAQTLRGKLDPHVKVWWYQSCNSHGCTGGPAEDPEVEKVYGSWASYMVDHPAPLNRAMGPLAFLSGVDGELYFDTVYAYNTKDPWKDVFEFGGNGDGTLFYPGTPERPGFTRHQPVVSLRLKHIRDGLEDYEYLRLLEALGDPSFAREAARRLARSGYDIETDTRQWEQVRREVTSRLKKRWEASEYVKRSGVRPK, encoded by the coding sequence ATGGGGGCGGGTTGGTTGGCGGAGGGGTTGCTCGCGGGCCTGCTGGCCGCGGCACCCGAGCCGCGAGTGGTGTCCGCGCTGGAGAAGGTCCGGCCGGGAGTGGAGCTGAAGGGGGAGAAGGAGGCCCGGCTGAGCCTCGCGCGCGGTGAGTGCGAGGCTGCCCAGGTGGTGCTCCCCCCGGGCACCTCGGGTGTGCGGGTGAAGCCGTTGTCGCTGCGCGGGCCGGGCAAGGTGGAGCTGAAGGCCTCGGTGTGGCGCGAGGCCTTCCTGGACATCCAGACGCCCTCCAACTCCCAGGGCGGCACGGGCCCGTGGCCGGATCCGCTGGTGCCCGTGGAGGCGCCGCCAGGGCCGAAGGGAGTCCCCACCGTCCTCTACGTGGAGCTGTGCGCGCCGGAGTCCCAGGCGCCGGGCACGTACCAGGGCGCGCTGCGCGTGGAGGCGGAGGGCAAGGCCCTGGCCTCCGTTCCCTTCACCGCGGAGGTGCAGCCCTTCGTCCTGCCGGCCACCTCCTCGCTGCCGAACAGCTTCGGCGTCTCGCTCTACAGCATCGCCCGGAGACACGGGTTGAAGCCCGAGTCCCCCGAGGCCCGCGAGCTGCTACGGGCCTACGCGGGCGAGCTGCTGGCCCACCGCGTCAGCGCCCACGGCATGAGCATGGAGCCTCCACCGGTGCGCTTCGAGGGCGGCAAGGCGGTGGTGGACTTCCGCGCGTACGACGCGGAGATGTCGCCCTTCCTGGAGGGGACGGCGCTGGCCTCGGGGGCCCGCTTCACCACCGCCGAGGTGCGGGACAACCCCACGGCCCGTACCGACGCGGAGAAAGCCGCGTACTACCGCGCCTTCGCCGAGCACTTCCGTCAGAAGGGCTGGCGCGCGCAGCTCTTCTTCTACGCCAAGGACGAGCCGAAGCCCGAGGACGTGGCCCTCGTGCGCGCCCAGGCGCAGCGGGTGCGCACGGCCGGCGAGGACGTGCCCGTGCTCGTCACGACCCCGCTGGATGACGCACTGCGTGGCTCGGCGGACATCCTCGCCCCCACCCTCAACTGCTTCTTCCCCCGCCCCGGGCCGCAGACGTGCCGCAACGTCGTCCCCGCGCAGACCCTCCGGGGCAAGCTCGACCCCCACGTGAAGGTGTGGTGGTACCAGAGCTGCAACTCGCACGGCTGCACCGGCGGCCCCGCCGAGGACCCCGAGGTGGAGAAGGTCTACGGCAGCTGGGCCTCCTACATGGTGGACCACCCCGCCCCGCTCAACCGGGCCATGGGACCGCTGGCCTTCCTCTCCGGGGTGGACGGCGAGCTCTATTTCGACACCGTCTACGCCTACAACACGAAGGACCCCTGGAAGGACGTCTTCGAGTTCGGCGGCAACGGGGACGGCACCCTCTTCTACCCGGGTACCCCGGAGCGGCCGGGCTTCACCCGCCACCAGCCCGTGGTGTCCCTGCGCCTCAAGCACATCCGCGACGGGCTCGAGGACTACGAGTACCTCCGGCTGCTGGAGGCGCTGGGGGATCCGTCCTTCGCCCGGGAGGCCGCGCGCCGGCTCGCCCGCTCGGGGTATGACATCGAGACGGACACCCGGCAGTGGGAGCAGGTGCGCCGGGAGGTGACTTCCCGACTCAAGAAGCGCTGGGAAGCGTCCGAATACGTGAAGCGTTCGGGCGTCCGTCCGAAGTGA
- a CDS encoding DUF3108 domain-containing protein, with translation MTDMRPLLAALLACFSSAAWAQLPDSESPSEEKAPKSAPAPAKVAPCGQRLPVLRNPLAFAPGELLEFDLDAMGATAGKMTMQVQKKQDGSLPVQIKVQTNSFFSKVRKVDATAVSYLHPKTLRPSRYTEDATENEVRRTVDVAFNPKDRSVRVNYTQKGKPGTNNYSYDHEGLDVAGTIYMMRQLPMKEGLPVCFDVYGVRRMWRMTGTVMKREHVSMPLGEFEAWHLSGTAVRLDKPSMSREVHVWITDDERRLPLAAVGSIDLGAVRATLTSYSRPGEKAKQAQGKEQLKW, from the coding sequence ATGACCGACATGCGCCCCCTCCTCGCGGCCCTCCTCGCCTGCTTCTCCTCCGCTGCCTGGGCCCAGCTGCCCGACTCCGAGTCTCCCTCCGAGGAGAAGGCGCCGAAGTCCGCGCCGGCTCCGGCCAAGGTCGCCCCCTGTGGCCAGCGGCTGCCCGTCCTGCGCAACCCGCTGGCCTTCGCCCCGGGCGAGCTGCTCGAGTTCGACCTCGACGCCATGGGCGCCACCGCCGGGAAGATGACCATGCAGGTGCAGAAGAAGCAGGACGGCTCCCTGCCTGTGCAGATCAAGGTGCAGACCAACTCCTTCTTCTCCAAGGTGCGCAAGGTGGACGCCACCGCGGTGAGCTACCTGCACCCCAAGACGCTCCGGCCCTCGCGCTACACCGAGGACGCCACCGAGAACGAGGTGCGCCGCACCGTGGACGTGGCCTTCAACCCCAAGGACCGCAGCGTCCGCGTGAACTACACCCAGAAGGGCAAGCCGGGCACCAACAACTACTCCTACGACCACGAGGGCCTGGACGTGGCCGGCACCATCTACATGATGCGCCAGCTGCCCATGAAGGAAGGCCTGCCCGTGTGCTTCGACGTCTACGGCGTGCGCCGCATGTGGCGCATGACGGGCACCGTGATGAAGCGCGAGCACGTGTCGATGCCGCTCGGCGAGTTCGAGGCCTGGCACCTGTCGGGCACCGCGGTGCGCCTCGACAAGCCCTCCATGTCGCGCGAGGTGCACGTGTGGATCACCGACGACGAGCGCCGGCTGCCGCTCGCGGCCGTGGGCAGCATCGACCTCGGGGCGGTGCGCGCCACCCTCACCTCGTACTCGCGCCCGGGCGAGAAGGCGAAGCAGGCCCAGGGCAAGGAACAGCTCAAGTGGTAG